The DNA segment CGATGCCGGTCCGCGGCGGGCGCCGCCCGTCGCCTCCACCGGCGTTCTGGGCTGGCTGCGGGCGAACCTGTTCAACACCTGGTACAACACCCTCCTGACCGCCCTGATCATCTGGCTGCTGGCGCAGGTGATCCCCGGCCTCGTCTCCTGGCTCTTCACCTCCGCCGTATGGACGGCGGAGGATGCCGGCGTCTGTCGCGCGGCCGAGGGGGCCTGCTGGGCCTTCGTGGCCGAGAAGTGGCGCTTCATCCTGTTCGGCACCTACCCGTACGAGCAGCACTGGCGGCCCACCGTGGCCATGCTGGTGGTGATCGTCATGCTGCTGGCCAGCGCCGACCGCCGCTTCTGGGGCAAGCCGCTGATCCTGATCTGGGGGGCCGGGCTGGGCATCGCCGCCCTGCTGATGTTCGGCGGCGTGTTCGGGCTGGACTATGTGGACACCAACCGCTGGGGCGGCCTGCCGCTGACCCTGACCCTGTCGGTGGTCGGGCTGGCCCTGGCCTTTCCCCTGGGCGTGCTTCTGGCCCTTGGCCGCACCAGCAACCTGCCCGTCGTGAAGGCCCTGTCGGTGGTCTATATCGAGGCCATCCGCGGCGTGCCGCTGATCTCGATCCTGTTCATGGCCAGCGTGATGTTCCCGCTGTTCCTGCCGCAGGGGATGACCATCGACAAGGTGCTGCGCGCCCAGATCGGCCTGATCCTGTTCGCCGCCGCCTATCTGGCGGAGGTGGTGCGCGGCGGCCTGCAGGCCATTCCGAAGGGCCAGTACGAGGCGGCGGAGGCCCTGGGTCTCAGCTACTGGCAGCGCACGCGGCTGATCATCCTGCCCCAGGCCATGGCCCTGGTGATCCCGCCGCTGGTCAACACCTTCATCGGCTTCTTCAAGGACACCAGCTTGGTCATCATCATCGGCCTGCTGGACCTGCTCTCCACTGCCAAGGCCGCCCTGACCGACCCGGCATGGCGCGGCTTCTACAAGGAAGCCTATCTCTTCATCGGCCTGATCTACTTCGCCTTCTGCTACGCGCTGTCCCGCTACTCCATGTATCTGGAGCGGGAGTTCAACAAGAGCCGCAAGCGGTGAGCGACGGAAAGGAAACAGCATGACCGCAGCCGAAACCGCAC comes from the Indioceanicola profundi genome and includes:
- a CDS encoding amino acid ABC transporter permease, with protein sequence MTMQAHQASPPNPSAQTDAGPRRAPPVASTGVLGWLRANLFNTWYNTLLTALIIWLLAQVIPGLVSWLFTSAVWTAEDAGVCRAAEGACWAFVAEKWRFILFGTYPYEQHWRPTVAMLVVIVMLLASADRRFWGKPLILIWGAGLGIAALLMFGGVFGLDYVDTNRWGGLPLTLTLSVVGLALAFPLGVLLALGRTSNLPVVKALSVVYIEAIRGVPLISILFMASVMFPLFLPQGMTIDKVLRAQIGLILFAAAYLAEVVRGGLQAIPKGQYEAAEALGLSYWQRTRLIILPQAMALVIPPLVNTFIGFFKDTSLVIIIGLLDLLSTAKAALTDPAWRGFYKEAYLFIGLIYFAFCYALSRYSMYLEREFNKSRKR